A window from Pseudobutyrivibrio ruminis HUN009 encodes these proteins:
- a CDS encoding pyridoxal phosphate-dependent aminotransferase encodes MRNPLNQTITEIKPSGIRKFFDIVAEMPDAISLGVGEPDFDTPWKVRDEAIYSLERGRTFYTSNSGLKELRIEIADFLKRHYNLEYNPLTEMLMTVGGSEGIDIALRAMLDPGDEVLIPQPSYVSYEPCTILAGGKPVPINLKEENEFRLKPDELEAAITDKTKLLIMPFPNNPTGAVMEKADLEPIVELVKKYDLFVLTDEIYGELTYTGEGHVSIASFPGMKERTIYINGFSKSHAMTGWRLGYVCAPEILVKQMTKIHQFAIMCAPTTSQYAAVTAIRDCDEDVANMREEYNDRRRYLVNRFKKMGIKCFEPYGAFYIFPSIAEFGMSSEEFCTRLLREKEVAVVPGTAFGESGEGNVRISYAYSLENLKRAMDRIEEFVEELRAN; translated from the coding sequence ATGAGAAATCCTTTAAATCAAACTATTACAGAAATCAAGCCATCTGGAATCCGTAAGTTTTTTGACATTGTTGCAGAAATGCCAGATGCTATTTCCCTTGGTGTTGGCGAGCCAGACTTCGACACACCATGGAAGGTTAGAGACGAAGCAATCTATTCTCTTGAGAGAGGCCGTACATTCTACACTTCAAACTCAGGTTTAAAGGAGCTTCGTATTGAAATCGCTGATTTTTTAAAGCGTCATTATAATCTAGAATACAATCCACTTACTGAAATGCTTATGACAGTTGGTGGATCAGAGGGTATCGACATAGCACTTCGAGCTATGCTTGATCCAGGTGACGAGGTTCTTATTCCACAGCCTAGCTATGTTTCTTATGAGCCTTGTACCATTTTGGCAGGTGGTAAACCAGTGCCTATCAATCTTAAGGAAGAAAACGAATTCAGACTTAAGCCAGATGAGCTTGAGGCAGCCATCACAGACAAGACAAAGCTTCTTATTATGCCTTTCCCAAACAACCCAACAGGTGCTGTTATGGAAAAAGCAGATTTGGAGCCTATAGTAGAGCTTGTTAAAAAATACGATTTATTTGTTCTTACAGATGAAATCTACGGAGAGCTTACATACACTGGTGAAGGACATGTTTCAATTGCCAGCTTCCCGGGAATGAAGGAGCGTACAATCTACATCAATGGTTTCTCAAAGAGCCATGCTATGACTGGATGGAGATTGGGATATGTATGTGCACCAGAAATCCTTGTAAAGCAGATGACAAAGATTCATCAGTTTGCTATTATGTGTGCGCCTACCACAAGTCAGTATGCAGCTGTTACAGCTATTCGCGATTGCGACGAGGATGTTGCAAACATGCGTGAAGAATATAATGACAGACGTAGATATCTTGTGAATCGTTTCAAAAAAATGGGAATTAAATGTTTCGAACCATACGGAGCATTCTACATTTTCCCATCTATTGCAGAATTCGGAATGAGTTCAGAAGAATTTTGTACAAGACTTCTTCGAGAAAAGGAAGTTGCGGTAGTTCCAGGTACAGCCTTCGGAGAAAGTGGCGAGGGAAATGTGCGTATTTCATATGCATACTCCCTGGAAAATCTTAAGCGCGCCATGGACCGCATCGAAGAGTTCGTGGAAGAATTGAGAGCGAATTAA
- a CDS encoding Lrp/AsnC family transcriptional regulator yields the protein MREKILTYIEHNSRIDLADLAMMLGTDEATIMNELEAMENEHIICGYPTLINWDKASVEKVSALIEVRVTPQRGMGFDKVAERIYNYPEVDAVYLISGSYDFMVSIEGHTLREVADFVSAKLSPLDSVLSTQTNFVLKKYKDHGIIMAEKHVDEREKVSL from the coding sequence ATGAGAGAAAAGATTTTAACTTACATTGAACATAACAGTAGGATTGATTTAGCAGATTTAGCTATGATGCTTGGCACAGACGAAGCTACAATCATGAACGAGCTTGAGGCTATGGAAAACGAGCATATCATTTGCGGTTATCCTACACTTATCAATTGGGATAAGGCAAGCGTAGAAAAGGTTTCAGCTCTTATCGAGGTACGCGTTACACCTCAGAGAGGTATGGGTTTTGATAAGGTAGCTGAGCGCATCTACAATTATCCTGAAGTTGATGCTGTTTACTTGATCTCAGGCAGTTACGATTTTATGGTTTCAATTGAGGGCCACACACTTAGAGAGGTTGCAGACTTTGTTTCTGCTAAGCTTTCTCCACTTGATTCAGTGCTTAGTACACAGACAAACTTTGTCCTTAAGAAATACAAGGACCACGGCATAATTATGGCGGAAAAGCATGTTGATGAGAGGGAGAAGGTGAGCTTATGA
- a CDS encoding AIR synthase family protein has protein sequence MEIGKLPESVLKRSVIKQLHVKRPEVGNGPGIGEDCATLSVGPDEEIVLSTDPITGTASDIGELAVTISVNDLASAGAEPIGILLTVLLTPRMREAKLKAIMEQVDAACKRYNVQVIGGHTEVTEAVNQPLISVTAVGKVKKGQMISTGGAKPGMDIVLTKWIGLEGTSIIAKDHEKELLERLPQSLIDTAKGFDQYLSVLPESRIAVEHGVAAMHDVTEGGIFGALWEMGEASGVGLDVDLKAIPVKQETIEVCEFFGINPYELISSGAMLIATEDGNGLVRKLRDAGVASAIIGKSNSSNDKRVINGDEERFLEPPKTDALYNVH, from the coding sequence ATGGAAATTGGAAAATTACCAGAGAGCGTTCTTAAGCGCTCCGTCATTAAACAATTACATGTAAAACGACCAGAGGTTGGCAATGGTCCAGGAATTGGTGAGGATTGCGCCACACTTAGTGTTGGTCCAGACGAAGAAATCGTTCTTTCAACAGACCCAATCACCGGCACAGCTTCTGATATTGGAGAGCTTGCAGTTACCATTTCTGTAAATGATTTGGCAAGTGCAGGTGCAGAGCCTATCGGCATCCTTCTTACAGTGCTTCTCACACCACGTATGCGGGAGGCAAAGCTAAAGGCAATTATGGAGCAGGTTGATGCAGCCTGCAAGCGCTATAATGTCCAGGTTATCGGCGGTCACACAGAGGTTACAGAGGCTGTCAATCAGCCACTCATTTCGGTGACAGCAGTTGGCAAGGTCAAGAAAGGCCAGATGATTTCCACAGGTGGAGCAAAGCCGGGCATGGATATTGTTCTTACAAAGTGGATTGGCCTTGAAGGAACATCCATCATTGCAAAGGACCACGAAAAGGAATTGCTAGAGCGTTTGCCACAATCATTAATTGATACAGCAAAGGGCTTTGATCAGTACCTTAGCGTTCTTCCAGAAAGTCGCATCGCCGTAGAACACGGAGTGGCAGCTATGCACGATGTTACTGAAGGCGGCATATTTGGTGCACTTTGGGAGATGGGAGAGGCCTCAGGTGTTGGCCTTGATGTTGATTTAAAAGCCATTCCAGTAAAGCAGGAGACTATCGAAGTCTGCGAGTTTTTCGGAATTAATCCATACGAGTTAATTTCTTCAGGAGCGATGCTAATCGCAACCGAGGATGGCAACGGGCTTGTTAGAAAGCTTCGTGATGCGGGGGTAGCATCCGCCATTATCGGGAAGTCCAACTCTTCGAATGATAAGCGTGTAATAAATGGTGATGAGGAACGATTCCTTGAGCCACCAAAAACAGACGCATTGTATAACGTACATTAG
- a CDS encoding VanW family protein, giving the protein MNRKNILPILLATSMVSGLFANSTFVKADEIEESESSVSDEELANEEAELAVADETDDRIIPDGISIAGISVSGMTVTEADAVVADYFSKYDDVEFTLSANDQTISATGADLCIGAKNSDVTEKAATYGTYGNFGERFKASQDLAEGRTKDFALSLGVDKDGVILYLNSASTQVNDEASDDYLTRENGEFVFHEGTSGVVVQIEESAAIIVDYIENSWDGSAATIALATEVKEPRGSKEELAEITDLLGSYSTDYSSSSAARKNNVANGVGFINGTILYPGDEFSVLNTITPFSAENGYMLAGSYENGTTVETYGGGICQVSTTLYGAVRAAELEVVTRSCHSMIVTYVPPSQDAAIAESGGKDFQIRNNKNYPIYIEGYCDGNNAYFNIYGKEEDDAGHSVEYETEITGVNVQATTWVADPNVPLGKMTTTVSGHTGYTARLWKIVYENGEEVSRDVYNNSRYNPSNRTVTVGIASIDPNLSYAMLQAVNTQDAATIAAAISLYAPGVVNSTPFEITPKYSVTNPTSDTTDTTTDTTTDTTTDTTTDTTVTDNSEI; this is encoded by the coding sequence ATGAATAGAAAGAACATATTACCTATATTATTGGCAACAAGCATGGTTAGTGGTCTTTTTGCAAATTCTACATTTGTCAAGGCGGATGAAATAGAAGAATCCGAGTCATCAGTATCTGACGAAGAGCTTGCCAATGAAGAGGCTGAATTGGCTGTTGCAGATGAAACAGACGATAGAATTATTCCAGATGGTATCTCCATCGCAGGCATATCAGTCAGTGGCATGACAGTTACTGAGGCAGATGCAGTAGTAGCTGATTATTTTTCGAAGTATGATGATGTTGAATTCACTTTATCGGCTAATGATCAAACCATTTCTGCTACAGGGGCAGACCTCTGCATCGGAGCAAAGAATAGCGATGTCACAGAAAAGGCGGCCACATATGGCACATATGGTAATTTTGGTGAGAGGTTCAAGGCTTCACAGGATTTAGCAGAAGGCCGCACAAAGGATTTTGCTTTGTCACTTGGAGTTGATAAGGATGGCGTTATCCTTTATTTGAATTCAGCATCTACACAGGTTAATGATGAGGCCAGTGATGATTATCTTACCAGAGAAAATGGGGAATTCGTTTTCCATGAAGGTACATCAGGAGTAGTTGTTCAAATAGAAGAATCAGCAGCTATCATTGTTGATTATATTGAAAACAGTTGGGATGGAAGTGCAGCCACAATAGCACTTGCCACAGAGGTCAAAGAGCCTAGAGGCAGCAAAGAAGAGCTTGCCGAAATCACAGATTTACTTGGAAGCTATAGCACAGATTACAGCTCATCATCCGCAGCTCGCAAAAACAACGTTGCAAATGGTGTTGGATTTATAAATGGCACAATCCTTTATCCAGGGGATGAATTTTCAGTGCTTAATACAATCACACCATTCTCAGCAGAAAATGGATACATGCTTGCAGGCTCATACGAAAATGGAACTACTGTAGAGACTTACGGTGGAGGTATTTGCCAGGTTTCTACTACTTTATATGGTGCAGTTAGAGCGGCAGAGCTTGAGGTTGTTACTCGTTCATGTCACTCCATGATTGTCACATACGTGCCACCTTCACAGGATGCGGCTATTGCGGAATCTGGTGGAAAGGACTTCCAGATTCGAAATAATAAAAATTATCCTATCTATATCGAAGGATATTGTGATGGCAACAATGCATATTTCAATATCTACGGTAAGGAAGAGGATGATGCTGGACACAGCGTTGAATACGAAACAGAAATTACAGGTGTGAATGTTCAGGCTACCACATGGGTTGCAGATCCAAATGTACCACTCGGTAAAATGACTACTACAGTCAGTGGCCACACAGGATACACAGCTCGTCTTTGGAAGATTGTTTATGAAAACGGTGAGGAGGTAAGCCGTGATGTTTACAACAACAGCCGTTACAATCCATCCAACAGAACAGTTACTGTAGGTATAGCATCGATAGACCCAAATCTTTCATATGCTATGCTTCAGGCGGTAAATACACAGGATGCAGCCACAATAGCAGCGGCTATTTCCTTGTATGCACCAGGAGTAGTTAATTCAACACCGTTTGAAATCACTCCAAAGTATTCTGTTACAAATCCTACATCGGATACAACAGATACCACTACAGACACCACTACAGATACAACAACAGACACTACTACAGACACAACAGTTACAGACAACTCAGAAATATAA
- a CDS encoding manganese efflux pump, whose amino-acid sequence MSWLENPLMIAGILLDVFAAMEIQGAMIARIRKRTIVIACTVVAGLELIFYFIGFVICRLLALNGYVSDPVNYGEIVAVIVLAFLGIRLIVKAIKREFIQEKRKDVLRVWDYIKIVVVSCIYTAAAGCACGLVGTTIWQIITIILIISILMVLAGLYTGLHFGFEMKTIAYVAGAALLWGVSVEILLHRVIEII is encoded by the coding sequence ATGAGCTGGTTGGAAAACCCGCTGATGATAGCAGGTATTTTATTAGATGTATTTGCCGCTATGGAAATACAGGGAGCTATGATTGCTCGCATTAGAAAGCGTACTATTGTCATAGCCTGTACTGTTGTGGCTGGGTTGGAATTGATTTTTTACTTTATTGGTTTTGTTATATGCAGACTGCTTGCACTAAATGGATATGTGTCAGATCCTGTGAATTATGGTGAGATAGTAGCAGTCATAGTATTAGCTTTCCTTGGCATTCGTCTTATTGTAAAAGCAATCAAAAGAGAATTCATACAGGAAAAACGCAAGGATGTACTTAGAGTTTGGGACTACATCAAAATAGTTGTTGTCTCATGTATCTATACAGCAGCTGCAGGCTGTGCTTGTGGCTTGGTCGGAACAACAATCTGGCAGATTATAACCATCATACTTATCATATCTATATTGATGGTTTTGGCAGGCCTTTACACTGGTCTTCATTTTGGATTTGAAATGAAAACAATAGCTTATGTTGCTGGCGCAGCTCTTTTGTGGGGTGTCAGTGTAGAGATACTGTTACATAGAGTTATAGAGATTATATAA
- a CDS encoding TetR/AcrR family transcriptional regulator C-terminal domain-containing protein, with the protein MNNQSQNAIDIVLAESLKELAKTKPIEKITIKEITDKAGVIRPTFYNHFQDKYELLEWITVNELFMPIDPLLSNGMLKEAITFVHTTMAREKDFYKRAAQLEGQNSFNEIYNRCVANAVQKYIDVDSLVQMADYKWLSKELVAEFLGHSISWITIQWIKRGMTVPVEELTDVYVKMFHNSLIEIVSNK; encoded by the coding sequence ATGAATAATCAATCGCAGAATGCAATAGATATTGTTCTTGCAGAAAGTTTAAAAGAACTTGCTAAAACAAAGCCTATTGAGAAAATTACAATTAAAGAAATCACTGATAAGGCAGGAGTTATTCGCCCTACCTTCTACAATCATTTTCAGGATAAATATGAATTACTTGAATGGATTACTGTCAATGAATTGTTTATGCCTATAGATCCTCTTTTATCCAATGGTATGTTGAAAGAGGCAATCACTTTCGTACACACTACAATGGCAAGAGAAAAGGACTTCTATAAGCGAGCTGCGCAGCTTGAGGGACAGAATTCATTCAACGAAATATATAATCGATGCGTAGCAAATGCTGTTCAAAAGTATATTGATGTAGATAGCCTTGTTCAGATGGCTGATTATAAATGGCTCTCCAAGGAGCTTGTGGCAGAGTTTTTAGGTCATTCAATTAGCTGGATTACAATTCAGTGGATTAAACGAGGCATGACAGTACCAGTTGAAGAATTAACAGATGTTTACGTTAAAATGTTCCATAATTCGCTGATTGAAATAGTTTCAAACAAGTAG
- a CDS encoding HdeD family acid-resistance protein produces MKEKIKSLRLNITISALLSVIIGIMLLIFPEESLITISRVIACIIVLAGILVIISQIYEFGMNALGIVVGAILAIIGVWIFKAPSSIVSIIPIAIGVILIVHGVMDLGMSIEATKAHAPRVWISYIFAALKMALGVICIMAAFKLVTVAVQAIGIMLIYDGIADFGIVHKVRRATGSVVDGTITREEDI; encoded by the coding sequence ATGAAAGAGAAAATTAAAAGCCTAAGACTAAATATTACAATATCTGCACTACTCAGTGTTATTATTGGTATTATGCTTTTGATATTTCCAGAGGAAAGTTTAATAACAATTAGCCGAGTTATTGCATGTATCATTGTTTTGGCTGGAATATTAGTGATAATCAGCCAGATTTATGAATTTGGAATGAATGCACTTGGAATAGTTGTTGGAGCAATTCTAGCAATAATTGGTGTATGGATTTTTAAAGCACCATCTTCAATTGTTTCTATCATTCCTATTGCTATTGGTGTAATTCTTATAGTACATGGTGTAATGGATTTAGGAATGTCAATCGAAGCAACAAAAGCCCATGCTCCTCGGGTTTGGATATCATATATTTTTGCTGCATTAAAAATGGCACTTGGTGTTATTTGTATTATGGCAGCATTTAAGCTGGTAACGGTGGCTGTTCAGGCTATTGGTATCATGCTTATTTATGATGGAATTGCAGATTTTGGTATTGTTCACAAGGTTAGAAGAGCAACAGGTTCTGTTGTAGATGGAACAATTACCCGAGAGGAAGATATATAA
- a CDS encoding DegV family protein — MGDFIISCCSTADVTEEFLKEKDIEHICFHYYLDDKPYVDDLFKSMSPQDFYGAMVDGAMTKTSQVNADEFSAYFRKFLEQGKDVIHLTLASGISGVINSARIAAEELREEFPDRKLVVFDSLTASAGYGLFMDKLATLRDEGYSFDELVKWTADHIQNQNTWFFTTDLTFFIRGGRVSKISGWFGTALNICPLLNVNDEGKLIPRQKCRGKKMVKKAALAAIKERIENGEDYDQNIFITHSVCYDDAREMADMLEEAFPKMKEKIRIFDIGPTIGAHTGPGTVAIGFWGREKER, encoded by the coding sequence ATGGGAGATTTTATTATTAGCTGCTGTTCAACAGCGGATGTGACAGAAGAGTTTTTAAAGGAGAAGGACATTGAACATATCTGCTTTCACTATTATTTAGATGACAAGCCATATGTGGATGATTTATTTAAATCAATGTCTCCTCAGGATTTTTATGGTGCTATGGTAGATGGCGCTATGACAAAAACATCGCAGGTTAATGCAGATGAGTTTTCAGCATACTTTAGAAAGTTTTTAGAGCAGGGAAAGGATGTTATCCATTTAACTCTAGCCAGCGGAATTTCTGGCGTTATCAATTCTGCTAGAATCGCTGCAGAAGAGCTTAGAGAAGAGTTCCCTGACAGAAAGCTTGTAGTTTTTGATAGCCTTACAGCTTCAGCTGGTTATGGCTTATTTATGGACAAGCTTGCTACACTTCGTGATGAAGGCTACAGCTTCGATGAATTAGTTAAGTGGACAGCTGATCATATCCAGAATCAGAACACATGGTTCTTCACTACAGACCTTACATTCTTTATCAGAGGTGGTCGTGTATCAAAGATTTCTGGATGGTTTGGTACAGCTCTCAACATTTGCCCACTTCTAAATGTCAACGATGAAGGGAAGCTTATTCCAAGGCAGAAGTGCCGTGGTAAAAAGATGGTTAAGAAGGCAGCTCTTGCAGCAATAAAAGAGCGTATTGAAAATGGTGAAGATTATGATCAGAATATCTTCATCACTCACTCTGTTTGCTACGATGATGCCAGAGAAATGGCCGATATGCTGGAGGAAGCATTTCCTAAGATGAAAGAAAAAATCCGTATTTTCGATATTGGTCCTACTATTGGAGCACACACTGGTCCAGGTACAGTAGCAATTGGATTCTGGGGCAGAGAAAAAGAGAGATAA